A section of the Citrus sinensis cultivar Valencia sweet orange chromosome 8, DVS_A1.0, whole genome shotgun sequence genome encodes:
- the LOC127899380 gene encoding uncharacterized protein LOC127899380, giving the protein MSNRKRKLIVDEGDEESGDSGFDVPIPTDNLGPSSSVGHSHGRSTLEYPRPLVISPSPELELVGNRGGPASGSGENHSSGGVGFPEGVGDGEGSSSGPSRPAQKRHLVPGKGDVPSRPPKGYVTMHLESFKLGARLPLQPYFAKILSGMHLAPGQLHPNGWRVLSAMFVLWERCGLEEPSLVEVKHLYQLRSSPKEAGWYYFMSSSAKRKPITGFPSSCKNWKNKFFFAGGKWCPAVRSLESWGLIGGLEDRPLLQVETALVNVSTCQDLLSPTNLVGSGLVDLAAGMDNKILSAMSRKRGRAPSSSSNPPPPPKKPSVGPSKAPIPALPPPPPRKSGGDKTSDKGPEVSLQSGDRSSPLPSRDQGDYLSPYQKDYKRSVGPKMVKDIESMSLSELAASVQRVSFRLATMVSCYKTGSARHEKKLQADNQELKKKADSADRSKEKLAELNKLNMELEEKVAVAESTSSQLEGELGDLRSDLQATQVERDTLRATLEEEIKSLGEQLAEEKGKSADVDDRLDAEYDSGVAFSYKCIMSVLKDEYPELDMSKLEARVQRYMAGVDQADKEQGEQEQVDAPSDGMQEGEAGLRVFEVGQGSVPPPPEIADLPPPGTTDPSPAEAAVPPNP; this is encoded by the exons ATGTCAAATCGGAAGAGGAAGTTGATTGTTGATGAGGGTGATGAAGAGTCAGGGGACTCAGGCTTCGATGTGCCAATACCCACTGATAACTTAGGACCCTCCAGTAGTGTAGGTCATTCCCATGGCAGGAGTACCCTTGAATACCCACGCCCTTTGGTTATCTCTCCTTCCCCCGAATTAGAGCTTGTAGGGAATAGAGGTGGACCTGCGTCGGGCTCTGGTGAGAATCACAGTTCTGGTGGGGTTGGGTTCCCTGAAGGAGTAGGTGATGGTGAGGGAAGCAGCTCCGGACCGAGCCGACCTGCTCAGAAAAGGCACCTAG TTCCTGGAAAAGGGGATGTCCCCAGTCGGCCTCCGAAAGGGTATGTGACGATGCACTTGGAGAGTTTCAAACTAGGAGCTCGGCTGCCCCTCCAACCTTATTTTGCTAAGATACTGAGCGGTATGCACCTGGCCCCAGGTCAGCTACACCCAAATGGGTGGAGGGTTCTCTCGGCAATGTTTGTGTTGTGGGAGAGGTGCGGGTTGGAGGAGCCTTCCCTTGTTGAAGTGAAACATCTGTATCAGCTGCGGAGTAGCCCGAAGGAGGCGGGCTGGTACTACTTTATGTCCAGTTCTGCAAAGAGGAAACCGATCACTGGGTTTCCATCTTCTTGcaaaaattggaagaacaaattcttctttgctggAGGGAAATGGTGCCCAGCAGTTCGGTCGCTTG AGTCGTGGGGTCTGATCGGGGGGCTTGAAGATCGACCCTTGCTTCAGGTGGAAACTGCTCTGGTGAACGTTTCTACCTGCCAAGACCTCCTGTCTCCAACAAACCTGGTCGGTTCGGGCCTAGTGGATTTAGCCGCTGGAATGGATAACAAGATCCTCAGCGCGATGAGCAGGAAGCGTGGTCGGGCTCCGAGCAGCTCTAGCaaccctcctcctcctccgaAGAAACCTAGCGTTGGTCCTTCTAAGGCGCCTATTCCTGCTCTGCCTCCTCCTCCACCTCGTAAGAGTGGTGGGGATAAAACCTCCGACAAGGGCCCTGAGGTCAGCTTGCAGTCTGGGGACCGATCTTCTCCTCTCCCGTCTCGGGATCAAGGTGATTACCTGAGTCCATATCAGAAAGACTATAAAAGATCGGTTGGGCCCAAGATGGTGAAGGACATCGAGAGCATGAGCCTCTCCGAGTTGGCTGCTTCTGTTCAGAGAGTTTCCTTCAGGCTGGCCACAATGGTCTCGTGCTACAAGACCGGGTCCGCGCGTCATGAGAAGAAGCTTCAAGCCGACAATCaggagttgaagaagaaggcTGACTCTGCTGATCGCTCCAAGGAGAAGCTGGCTGAGCTGAACAAGCTGAATATGGAGCTAGAGGAGAAAGTTGCAGTTGCTGAGTCCACTTCCTCCCAGCTTGAGGGCGAGTTGGGTGACCTGAGATCTGATCTTCAGGCTACTCAAGTTGAAAGGGATACTCTGAGAGCCACCCTTGAGGAGGAAATTAAATCCTTGGGTGAGCAGCTGGCTGAGGAGAAAGGCAAATCCGCTGATGTGGACGACCGGCTGGATGCCGAGTATGATTCTGGGGTTGCCTTCTCCTATAAGTGTATCATGTCTGTGCTTAAGGATGAATATCCCGAGCTGGACATGAGCAAGCTGGAGGCCAGAGTGCAGCGGTATATGGCGGGGGTCGACCAAGCAGATAAGGAGCAAGGTGAGCAGGAACAGGTGGATGCTCCTTCGGATGGGATGCAGGAGGGAGAAGCTGGGCTGCGTGTCTTTGAAGTGGGACAGGGGTCCGTGCCCCCTCCTCCCGAGATTGCTGACCTCCCACCTCCCGGGACAACAGATCCTTCACCTGCTGAAGCCGCTGTCCCTCCTAATCCTTAG